Proteins from one Candidatus Hydrogenedens sp. genomic window:
- a CDS encoding SDR family oxidoreductase gives MVQWFDNQVVIVTGAGRGIGFSTAKLFAQFGAKVVINDYDTACADNAASELKNAGYQVLSVPGDVTDPQYPDLLMKKTVEEFGKINVIVNNAGYTWDGMIHKMSDKQFMAMLEIHNVAPFRIIRSSAPYMREVAKQEKAEGKTPEPRSIINVSSLSGLHGNVGQANYSTAKSGIVGLTKTIAKEWGPFGIRCNAVAFGFIETRLTQDQETGEQIEVEGEKVQLGIPAHMKGMITMLIPLGRPGTPDEAAGPIVFLASPLASYITGICLEVTGGLQV, from the coding sequence ATGGTGCAGTGGTTTGATAATCAAGTGGTAATAGTTACGGGAGCAGGTAGAGGTATTGGCTTTTCCACAGCCAAGCTGTTCGCCCAGTTTGGTGCTAAAGTGGTAATAAACGATTATGACACTGCTTGTGCAGATAATGCGGCAAGTGAATTAAAAAATGCTGGTTATCAAGTATTATCCGTACCAGGTGATGTTACTGACCCACAATATCCAGATTTGTTAATGAAAAAAACAGTTGAAGAGTTTGGAAAGATTAATGTCATCGTAAATAATGCAGGCTACACATGGGACGGTATGATACATAAAATGAGCGATAAACAATTTATGGCAATGTTAGAAATCCATAACGTCGCACCGTTCCGCATCATTCGTTCTTCTGCTCCATATATGCGTGAAGTTGCAAAACAAGAAAAAGCAGAAGGTAAAACCCCAGAACCGAGAAGCATAATCAATGTGTCTTCTCTATCAGGATTGCATGGCAATGTAGGTCAGGCAAATTACAGCACTGCCAAAAGTGGAATTGTTGGGTTAACAAAAACCATCGCTAAAGAATGGGGTCCTTTCGGAATTCGTTGTAATGCAGTGGCATTCGGATTTATCGAGACACGACTGACCCAAGACCAAGAAACAGGAGAGCAAATAGAGGTAGAAGGTGAAAAAGTACAGTTAGGAATTCCTGCTCACATGAAAGGGATGATAACCATGCTTATTCCTTTAGGTCGACCAGGCACACCAGACGAAGCAGCTGGTCCCATTGTATTCCTCGCTTCACCCCTTGCCTCATACATTACAGGTATTTGCTTAGAAGTTACAGGTGGATTACAAGTCTAA
- a CDS encoding [Fe-Fe] hydrogenase large subunit C-terminal domain-containing protein has protein sequence MKPRNDIQLVRTIPERCRICYTCVRECPAKAIRVVHGQAEVIPERCIGCGNCVKVCSQKAKEIYSPIDEVMQVLKNKQPTIALLAPSFPAEFSDCSPYQVCGALKQLGFTYVVEVGAGADLVSRAYRNLLSENPGRSYIATTCPAVVAYVERYFPQLVPFLAPVVSPMVATARATRRMYGKCFFVVFIGPCIAKKGEAQSESLANEVNEVLTFAEMRQILDIALPNWKIDSKEIPFDPPISGPGSLFPISRGLIQSASIPEDLTTGNVIVAEGRSDFVEAIREFDEGHCRPHLLEILACEGCIMGPGYSQKATLYRRRSYVSQYVQNKLKHIDWQLWRQQMALLAQIEMSRKYIPYEQHSPQPTSAQIEEIMHTLGKFKPEDELNCGACGYDTCLEHAIAIYNGLAQTEMCLPFTIQRLRETIQNLAESNKKLEKTQENLMQAEKLASVGQLAAGIAHELNNPLGVLLMYAHLLLDEHGIDESLKEDLKMIVTQADRCKRIVSGLLHFARQNKINIETTNVPRLIEHACKLVIIPPEINVKIADHMKNPTAELDKDQIIQVLTNLITNAVQAMPHGGTLTLITEDSPDEIYITVEDTGTGIPKENVTKIFEPFFTTKEMGKGTGMGLAITYGIVKMHRGQITVESNDNPKDGPTGTKFYISLPRYATPANEVKEMDMKDWLEAQEVIENSQNTAT, from the coding sequence ATGAAACCCCGAAATGACATACAGCTTGTCCGAACAATACCCGAACGGTGTAGGATCTGCTATACCTGCGTCCGCGAATGCCCCGCAAAAGCAATACGGGTAGTCCATGGACAAGCAGAAGTCATTCCAGAACGTTGTATTGGCTGTGGAAATTGCGTTAAGGTTTGCAGTCAAAAGGCTAAAGAAATATACAGCCCTATTGACGAGGTTATGCAAGTACTTAAAAACAAACAGCCCACCATCGCTTTATTAGCACCAAGTTTTCCCGCAGAATTTTCAGACTGTTCGCCATATCAGGTTTGTGGAGCATTAAAACAACTTGGATTTACTTATGTAGTAGAAGTTGGTGCAGGTGCAGACCTTGTATCACGAGCGTATCGAAATCTTTTATCAGAAAATCCAGGACGTTCCTATATTGCCACAACATGCCCCGCCGTAGTTGCATATGTAGAACGATATTTCCCTCAATTAGTTCCTTTTTTGGCTCCAGTTGTTTCTCCTATGGTGGCAACTGCAAGAGCGACACGACGAATGTATGGAAAATGCTTCTTTGTCGTATTTATTGGTCCCTGCATTGCAAAGAAAGGTGAGGCACAATCCGAATCACTTGCTAATGAGGTAAATGAAGTTCTAACCTTTGCAGAAATGAGACAGATTCTTGATATAGCACTTCCAAATTGGAAAATAGACTCTAAAGAGATTCCCTTTGACCCTCCTATCTCCGGCCCTGGGAGCCTCTTTCCTATTAGCCGTGGCTTAATACAGTCCGCATCAATTCCAGAAGATTTAACAACGGGCAATGTAATTGTCGCAGAAGGCAGGTCAGACTTTGTCGAGGCGATTCGCGAGTTTGATGAAGGACATTGCCGACCCCATCTATTAGAAATATTAGCCTGTGAAGGTTGTATCATGGGACCTGGCTATTCACAAAAAGCAACACTATATAGAAGGCGTTCCTATGTAAGCCAGTATGTGCAAAATAAATTAAAACATATTGACTGGCAGTTATGGCGACAACAAATGGCTCTTCTGGCTCAAATTGAAATGTCCCGCAAATATATCCCCTATGAACAACATTCACCACAACCAACATCTGCCCAAATTGAAGAGATTATGCATACCTTAGGCAAGTTTAAGCCAGAGGATGAATTAAATTGTGGAGCGTGTGGTTATGATACTTGTTTAGAACACGCAATAGCGATTTATAATGGACTTGCTCAGACAGAAATGTGTTTACCCTTTACCATTCAGAGATTAAGAGAAACAATACAAAATTTGGCAGAATCAAACAAAAAATTAGAAAAAACACAAGAAAACCTTATGCAAGCTGAAAAATTAGCAAGTGTCGGCCAGCTCGCTGCAGGTATTGCTCATGAACTTAACAATCCATTAGGCGTATTGCTCATGTATGCACATCTACTTCTGGATGAACATGGTATTGATGAGTCTCTGAAAGAAGACCTAAAAATGATTGTAACACAAGCAGACCGTTGTAAACGGATTGTTTCTGGACTACTACATTTTGCAAGACAAAATAAGATTAACATTGAAACAACAAATGTGCCAAGACTTATTGAACATGCATGTAAATTGGTTATTATCCCGCCAGAAATTAATGTTAAAATAGCTGACCACATGAAAAATCCAACAGCAGAATTAGACAAAGACCAAATCATTCAAGTCTTAACCAATTTAATCACGAACGCAGTACAGGCAATGCCCCATGGTGGCACCTTAACACTCATAACAGAAGATTCACCAGATGAAATATATATCACAGTAGAAGATACAGGGACAGGTATCCCAAAAGAAAATGTAACCAAAATATTTGAGCCTTTCTTTACAACAAAAGAAATGGGGAAAGGCACAGGAATGGGGCTTGCCATTACTTACGGCATTGTGAAAATGCACCGTGGGCAAATTACCGTAGAATCAAATGACAATCCTAAAGATGGCCCAACAGGAACAAAATTCTATATTTCACTTCCAAGGTATGCTACGCCCGCAAATGAAGTTAAAGAGATGGATATGAAAGATTGGTTAGAGGCACAAGAAGTTATAGAAAATTCACAAAATACTGCTACGTAA
- a CDS encoding ATP-binding protein, with translation MREETFNVLVVDDEPGIRIGVARVLQNFSIELTEVDCKVSFTVDTVNSAEEAIEKIKTKPPHILLLDNKLPGMSGLEALEKIVAMKLLETYTVIITAYASIETAVKATKHGAYDFLPKPFTPTDLKSTIHKVVKQLIIERKARELEEEKKRMRFEFISLLAHELKAPLNAVDGYLRILKDMNMNDNPQLCQDLLERCLIRNDYMRKMINDLLDLTRIESGQKKRDITEVNLNELAKLAIETSLVEAQKRNITITLHAEEPVIIRADRDEMIIILNNLISNAVKYNKDNGKVDIYLQKEHNKIIIKVSDTGIGMTPEECAKLFQDFVRIRNKKTESILGSGLGLSTVKKLAQIYGGDVSVHSVPDEGSTFTVELCDYLEKDANPS, from the coding sequence ATGAGAGAAGAAACTTTCAATGTATTAGTTGTAGATGATGAACCTGGAATACGTATTGGAGTTGCCCGCGTCCTCCAGAATTTTTCTATTGAATTAACAGAAGTAGATTGTAAAGTATCTTTCACTGTAGATACGGTAAACAGTGCGGAAGAAGCCATCGAAAAAATTAAAACAAAGCCACCACATATCCTTCTGTTAGACAATAAACTACCTGGAATGAGCGGTTTAGAAGCGTTAGAAAAAATTGTTGCAATGAAATTATTAGAAACATATACAGTCATTATTACTGCTTACGCTTCTATCGAAACGGCTGTTAAAGCAACCAAACATGGTGCCTACGACTTCCTTCCAAAACCGTTTACCCCAACAGACCTTAAAAGCACAATACATAAAGTAGTAAAACAACTCATTATAGAAAGAAAAGCAAGAGAACTGGAAGAAGAGAAAAAACGGATGCGTTTTGAGTTTATCTCATTACTTGCACATGAACTCAAAGCACCCTTAAATGCTGTAGATGGTTACCTCCGAATATTAAAAGATATGAACATGAATGATAATCCTCAATTGTGCCAAGACCTTTTAGAACGTTGTCTCATTCGTAACGACTATATGCGGAAAATGATTAATGACCTCCTTGATCTAACACGCATAGAGTCAGGACAGAAAAAGAGGGATATTACGGAGGTCAATTTAAATGAACTGGCAAAATTAGCCATTGAAACCTCTTTAGTTGAGGCACAAAAACGAAACATTACCATAACACTTCATGCTGAAGAGCCCGTCATAATACGTGCTGACCGTGATGAAATGATTATTATTCTAAATAACCTCATCTCGAACGCAGTCAAATATAACAAAGACAATGGGAAAGTAGATATCTATCTTCAAAAGGAACATAATAAAATTATTATTAAAGTTTCCGACACTGGTATAGGAATGACCCCCGAAGAATGTGCAAAGCTATTCCAGGACTTTGTGCGGATACGCAACAAAAAAACGGAATCTATTTTAGGAAGTGGATTAGGTTTGTCCACAGTTAAAAAACTTGCTCAAATTTATGGTGGCGATGTTTCGGTTCATAGTGTTCCTGATGAAGGAAGTACCTTCACAGTAGAACTCTGCGATTACCTTGAAAAAGATGCAAACCCTTCCTAA